A genomic window from Tachyglossus aculeatus isolate mTacAcu1 chromosome 9, mTacAcu1.pri, whole genome shotgun sequence includes:
- the ENPP4 gene encoding bis(5'-adenosyl)-triphosphatase ENPP4 isoform X1: MTPLSVVSWMFFLEMSSTMKLVLTFIFSGTITICGGNTTIGLLPRLLLVSFDGFRADYLHNYEFPHLQKFIEEGVLVEQVKNVFITKTFPNHYSIVTGLYEESHGIVANAMYDAATKKYFSDHNDKESFWWNEATPIWVTNELQANRTSAAAMWPGTDVKIHNTTPSYYMNYSSSVTFDERLSNITNWLTTSDPPVTFATLYWEEPDASGHKYGPEETEKMRPFLKEVDNHIGNLVQKLKALGLWQSLNVIITSDHGMAQCSQDRLINLDTCISRGNYTLVDSTPVAAILPKGNKTYVYNLLKNCSLNMKVYLKEDIPKRFHYQHNDRIQPIILVADEGWTIVQNDSLKKLGDHGYDNTLPSMHPFLAAHGPAFHKGYRQRSIDTVDVYPMMCHILGLKPQPNNGTFGNTKCLLADQWCINLPEAIGIVIGVLLLLTTLTCLIIIMKNKMGSPRPFSRLQLQDDDDDPLIG, from the exons ATGACTCCTCTGTCCGTG GTCTCTTGGATGTTTTTCCTTGAAATGTCAAGCACAATGAAGTTAGTATTGACCTTCATTTTTTCTGGAACAATAACCATTTGTGGCGGAAATACAACAATTGGTTTGTTACCTAGGTTACTGCTAGTCTCTTTTGATGGTTTTAGGGCTGACTATCTGCACAACTATGAATTTCCCCACCTCCAGAAGTTTATTGAAGAGGGTGTCTTAGTAGAACAAGTAAAAAATGTTTTTATTACAAAAACCTTTCCAAACCACTACAGTATAGTTACAGGCCTGTATGAAGAAAGCCACGGCATTGTGGCTAATGCAATGTATGATGCAGCAACAAAGAAGTACTTTTCAGATCACAATGACAAAGAGTCTTTTTGGTGGAATGAAGCAACACCTATTTGGGTGACCAATGAACTTCAGGCAAATAGAACAAGCGCTGCGGCCATGTGGCCTGGAACTGATGTAAAAATTCACAATACAACTCCTTCATATTATATGAATTATAGTTCTTCAGTAACATTTGATGAAAGGTTAAGCAACATTACCAACTGGCTGACCACCTCTGACCCTCCAGTCACCTTTGCAACCCTTTACTGGGAAGAGCCAGATGCCAGCGGGCATAAATATGGCCCcgaagagacagagaaaatgcGTCCGTTTTTGAAAGAAGTGGATAACCATATCGGCAACCTCGTCCAAAAACTCAAGGCACTAGGACTGTGGCAAAGTCTTAATGTAATCATCACAAGTGATCATGGAATGGCTCAGTGTTCCCAGGATAGATTGATAAACTTGGATACTTGCATCAGTCGAGGGAACTACACATTAGTAGACTCGACTCCAGTTGCTGCGATACTACCTAAAGGAA ATAAAACTTATGTTTACAACTTGCTGAAAAACTGCAGCCTAAACATGAAAGTCTATCTCAAAGAGGACATTCCAAAAAGATTTCATTATCAACATAATGACCGCATTCAACCCATTATTCTGGTTGCTGATGAAGGCTGGACAATTGTACAGAATGATTCACTTAAAAAAT TAGGTGACCACGGGTATGacaatactctccccagcatgcaTCCCTTTCTGGCTGCTCATGGTCCTGCCTTTCACAAAGGCTACAGACAGAGGTCAATCGACACTGTTGACGTTTATCCGATGATGTGCCATATCCTGGGATTAAAGCCACAACCCAATAATGGAACTTTTGGGAACACCAAGTGTCTGCTTGCGGATCAGTGGTGTATAAATCTTCCAGAAGCTATTGGAATAGTTATCGGTGTCCTTTTGTTGCTAACTACTCTGACCTGTCTTATAATCATCATGAAAAACAAGATGGGATCACCCCGTCCATTTTCCCGACTTCAGCTgcaagatgacgatgatgatccatTAATTGGATAG
- the ENPP4 gene encoding bis(5'-adenosyl)-triphosphatase ENPP4 isoform X2 — protein MFFLEMSSTMKLVLTFIFSGTITICGGNTTIGLLPRLLLVSFDGFRADYLHNYEFPHLQKFIEEGVLVEQVKNVFITKTFPNHYSIVTGLYEESHGIVANAMYDAATKKYFSDHNDKESFWWNEATPIWVTNELQANRTSAAAMWPGTDVKIHNTTPSYYMNYSSSVTFDERLSNITNWLTTSDPPVTFATLYWEEPDASGHKYGPEETEKMRPFLKEVDNHIGNLVQKLKALGLWQSLNVIITSDHGMAQCSQDRLINLDTCISRGNYTLVDSTPVAAILPKGNKTYVYNLLKNCSLNMKVYLKEDIPKRFHYQHNDRIQPIILVADEGWTIVQNDSLKKLGDHGYDNTLPSMHPFLAAHGPAFHKGYRQRSIDTVDVYPMMCHILGLKPQPNNGTFGNTKCLLADQWCINLPEAIGIVIGVLLLLTTLTCLIIIMKNKMGSPRPFSRLQLQDDDDDPLIG, from the exons ATGTTTTTCCTTGAAATGTCAAGCACAATGAAGTTAGTATTGACCTTCATTTTTTCTGGAACAATAACCATTTGTGGCGGAAATACAACAATTGGTTTGTTACCTAGGTTACTGCTAGTCTCTTTTGATGGTTTTAGGGCTGACTATCTGCACAACTATGAATTTCCCCACCTCCAGAAGTTTATTGAAGAGGGTGTCTTAGTAGAACAAGTAAAAAATGTTTTTATTACAAAAACCTTTCCAAACCACTACAGTATAGTTACAGGCCTGTATGAAGAAAGCCACGGCATTGTGGCTAATGCAATGTATGATGCAGCAACAAAGAAGTACTTTTCAGATCACAATGACAAAGAGTCTTTTTGGTGGAATGAAGCAACACCTATTTGGGTGACCAATGAACTTCAGGCAAATAGAACAAGCGCTGCGGCCATGTGGCCTGGAACTGATGTAAAAATTCACAATACAACTCCTTCATATTATATGAATTATAGTTCTTCAGTAACATTTGATGAAAGGTTAAGCAACATTACCAACTGGCTGACCACCTCTGACCCTCCAGTCACCTTTGCAACCCTTTACTGGGAAGAGCCAGATGCCAGCGGGCATAAATATGGCCCcgaagagacagagaaaatgcGTCCGTTTTTGAAAGAAGTGGATAACCATATCGGCAACCTCGTCCAAAAACTCAAGGCACTAGGACTGTGGCAAAGTCTTAATGTAATCATCACAAGTGATCATGGAATGGCTCAGTGTTCCCAGGATAGATTGATAAACTTGGATACTTGCATCAGTCGAGGGAACTACACATTAGTAGACTCGACTCCAGTTGCTGCGATACTACCTAAAGGAA ATAAAACTTATGTTTACAACTTGCTGAAAAACTGCAGCCTAAACATGAAAGTCTATCTCAAAGAGGACATTCCAAAAAGATTTCATTATCAACATAATGACCGCATTCAACCCATTATTCTGGTTGCTGATGAAGGCTGGACAATTGTACAGAATGATTCACTTAAAAAAT TAGGTGACCACGGGTATGacaatactctccccagcatgcaTCCCTTTCTGGCTGCTCATGGTCCTGCCTTTCACAAAGGCTACAGACAGAGGTCAATCGACACTGTTGACGTTTATCCGATGATGTGCCATATCCTGGGATTAAAGCCACAACCCAATAATGGAACTTTTGGGAACACCAAGTGTCTGCTTGCGGATCAGTGGTGTATAAATCTTCCAGAAGCTATTGGAATAGTTATCGGTGTCCTTTTGTTGCTAACTACTCTGACCTGTCTTATAATCATCATGAAAAACAAGATGGGATCACCCCGTCCATTTTCCCGACTTCAGCTgcaagatgacgatgatgatccatTAATTGGATAG